One window of Flavobacteriales bacterium genomic DNA carries:
- a CDS encoding DNA/RNA non-specific endonuclease: MTVRTTAQLFALLAFSTAFAQSEQTGALKAVQQEYSKLQDQLEQVRGKVEKAKLAVMQHDLAQWGYPALTPGDTVVVHPGHALVWNERYKVPKWTAHIIMSDIMEGDLARIDTFLPDPLIRTNTALITSYWYSGYDRGHMVPSADMRWSLDALKATYLYSNISPQKPELNRGAWADLEDWIRRYVHYSGHRVFVVTAPILGPDMPLLNKPKAEADVSAPPYFFKAMVDLDAPVKKGIAFVMGNGLNDHGLLTYACSIDSVEKLSGLDLYPALDDTLESRIEAMHDTQDWYGEGDRAMGEVAPLVPPLPGGRFSTTQAKYHVGNKATICGTVVSTRRTKKANALYLNFDRMYPNQDFYATVWDSNSPNFSYDPETFLQGRKVCVTGMITTFNDIARISINNEDEITFWEDVVKGEDER, translated from the coding sequence ATGACCGTCCGTACCACCGCGCAGTTGTTTGCGCTCCTTGCCTTCTCCACTGCTTTTGCACAATCCGAACAGACCGGGGCCCTGAAGGCCGTGCAGCAGGAATACTCAAAGCTGCAGGACCAACTGGAACAGGTGCGTGGCAAAGTGGAGAAGGCCAAGCTCGCCGTAATGCAGCACGACCTCGCCCAGTGGGGTTATCCTGCACTGACCCCCGGTGACACCGTAGTGGTGCATCCGGGACATGCGCTGGTGTGGAACGAGAGGTATAAGGTGCCGAAGTGGACCGCACACATCATCATGTCGGACATCATGGAAGGCGATCTCGCACGTATCGACACCTTCCTCCCGGACCCGTTGATCAGGACCAATACGGCATTGATCACCAGCTATTGGTACAGCGGATACGACCGCGGGCACATGGTACCGAGCGCCGACATGCGCTGGAGCCTCGATGCATTGAAGGCCACCTACCTCTACAGCAACATCTCACCGCAAAAGCCTGAGCTGAACCGCGGCGCATGGGCCGATCTGGAGGACTGGATCCGCCGCTATGTCCACTACTCGGGGCATCGCGTCTTCGTGGTCACAGCACCCATCCTCGGCCCCGACATGCCCCTGCTGAACAAGCCGAAGGCAGAGGCGGACGTGAGCGCTCCACCCTACTTTTTCAAGGCCATGGTGGACCTTGATGCTCCCGTTAAGAAGGGGATCGCCTTCGTGATGGGCAACGGGCTGAATGATCATGGCCTGCTCACTTATGCGTGCTCCATCGACAGCGTGGAGAAACTATCCGGGCTGGACCTCTATCCCGCGTTGGACGATACCCTTGAGAGCCGCATCGAAGCGATGCACGACACGCAGGACTGGTACGGTGAAGGCGACCGCGCAATGGGCGAAGTGGCCCCGCTGGTACCGCCCCTGCCCGGAGGCCGCTTCAGCACAACACAGGCCAAATACCATGTCGGAAACAAGGCTACCATCTGTGGCACCGTGGTGAGCACACGGCGCACCAAAAAGGCCAATGCGCTCTACCTCAACTTCGACCGCATGTATCCCAACCAGGATTTCTATGCCACGGTATGGGACAGCAACAGCCCCAACTTCTCCTATGACCCGGAGACCTTTCTTCAAGGGCGGAAAGTCTGTGTCACCGGCATGATCACGACCTTCAACGACATCGCACGGATCAGCATCAACAACGAGGACGAGATCACGTTCTGGGAAGATGTGGTGAAGGGAGAGGATGAACGGTGA
- a CDS encoding acyl transferase — MLEKPFQVDGPEAFSALALELFMLHATHNAVYREYLQALTIDPGTITTVERIPCLPIGLFRNRRVLLVGLEASLQFTSSGTTGPVTSTHHVPWPGLYERSFLTSFSAEYGRPARWRILALLPAYMERPGSSLVYMAEKLIAESGDKRSGTFLHDLEALAELLRDGEANGTQTLLLGVPFALLDLAEKHPMPLKHTVIMETGGMKGRRPEMVREELHRVLKDAFSVDHVHSEYGMTELLSQAWSQGEGAYRCPPWMRVLTRDVNDPFTRVAEGRTGGIDVIDLCNIASCPFISTQDLGRMHADGSFEVLGRFDNSDLRGCNLLVE; from the coding sequence CTGCTTGAAAAGCCGTTCCAGGTGGACGGGCCGGAAGCCTTTTCCGCCCTGGCGCTTGAGCTGTTCATGCTGCACGCCACGCACAATGCCGTGTACCGCGAATACCTTCAGGCGCTGACCATAGATCCGGGGACGATCACCACGGTGGAACGGATCCCCTGCCTGCCCATCGGCCTGTTCCGTAACCGGCGGGTGCTACTGGTGGGGCTGGAGGCTTCATTGCAGTTCACCAGCAGCGGTACCACCGGGCCCGTCACCAGCACCCATCACGTGCCTTGGCCGGGGCTCTATGAGCGTTCATTCCTGACATCCTTCAGTGCGGAATATGGGCGACCGGCGCGGTGGCGCATCCTGGCTTTGCTGCCCGCCTACATGGAAAGACCAGGCAGCTCCTTGGTGTACATGGCGGAAAAGCTCATCGCCGAAAGCGGCGATAAACGCAGCGGCACTTTCCTGCACGATCTGGAAGCTTTGGCCGAGCTATTGCGCGATGGAGAAGCCAATGGCACGCAGACCTTGCTGTTGGGCGTTCCCTTCGCCCTGCTGGACCTGGCGGAGAAACACCCGATGCCGTTGAAACACACGGTGATCATGGAGACCGGTGGCATGAAGGGAAGGCGGCCGGAGATGGTGCGCGAGGAATTGCACAGGGTCTTGAAAGACGCATTCTCCGTGGATCATGTCCATAGCGAGTACGGCATGACGGAATTGCTCTCACAGGCATGGTCGCAGGGCGAAGGCGCGTACAGATGCCCGCCGTGGATGCGGGTGCTGACGCGGGATGTTAACGACCCGTTCACGCGTGTGGCGGAAGGCCGCACCGGCGGCATCGATGTGATCGACCTGTGCAACATCGCCAGTTGCCCGTTCATTTCCACGCAGGACCTGGGGCGCATGCATGCGGACGGGAGCTTCGAAGTGCTGGGGCGCTTTGACAACAGCGACCTGCGGGGGTGTAATTTGTTGGTGGAGTGA